One genomic segment of Pelagerythrobacter marensis includes these proteins:
- a CDS encoding threonine aldolase family protein, which yields MQFLSDNAAAVHPRVWAAMQAADAADAPYDGDGLSRRLDDAFGDLFGRECAAIWVATGTAANCLALATLVQPHGAVVCHHEAHIEMDEGGAPGFYLHGAKLMLAGGDGAKLDPGTIREVIDPIRDDVHQVQPHAISITQASEYGRCYRPGELAAIGSLARERGLGLHVDGARFANAAAFLGCSAAQAAGPADVLSFGCIKNGGMSAEAVVFFDPAAADLARYRRKRAGHLQSKGRFLAAQVLAMAEGDLWLENARAANAAAAEIAGACGERLMHPVEANELFVRLSPEERSALRAQGFGFYDWGAEAGRFVTAWNNDPGAVAALARAISGL from the coding sequence ATGCAGTTTCTTTCCGACAATGCCGCCGCCGTCCACCCCCGTGTATGGGCAGCCATGCAGGCCGCCGACGCGGCCGATGCACCGTACGACGGCGATGGACTGTCGCGGCGGCTGGATGATGCCTTCGGCGACCTGTTCGGACGCGAATGTGCCGCGATCTGGGTTGCGACCGGCACTGCTGCCAATTGCCTCGCGCTGGCAACGCTGGTGCAGCCGCATGGCGCGGTGGTCTGCCATCACGAAGCTCATATCGAGATGGACGAAGGCGGCGCGCCGGGATTCTATCTGCACGGTGCCAAGCTGATGCTTGCCGGCGGGGACGGGGCGAAGCTGGACCCCGGTACGATCCGCGAGGTCATCGATCCGATTCGGGACGACGTCCACCAGGTCCAGCCGCATGCGATTTCGATCACTCAGGCGAGCGAGTACGGACGATGCTATCGCCCTGGAGAACTGGCTGCGATTGGCAGCCTGGCACGCGAGCGTGGGCTGGGCCTGCACGTTGACGGTGCGCGTTTCGCCAATGCGGCTGCCTTTCTCGGCTGTTCCGCGGCACAGGCTGCGGGGCCGGCCGACGTTCTGAGTTTCGGGTGCATCAAGAACGGGGGGATGAGTGCGGAGGCCGTGGTCTTCTTCGATCCCGCCGCCGCCGATCTGGCCCGCTATCGGCGCAAACGCGCGGGACATTTGCAGTCGAAGGGCCGCTTCCTCGCCGCGCAGGTGCTGGCCATGGCCGAGGGGGATCTCTGGCTGGAAAACGCGCGCGCGGCCAATGCAGCCGCCGCCGAGATTGCCGGAGCGTGCGGAGAGCGGCTGATGCACCCGGTCGAGGCGAACGAGCTGTTCGTTCGCCTGTCGCCTGAAGAACGCTCGGCACTGCGCGCGCAGGGTTTCGGATTCTACGATTGGGGAGCAGAAGCGGGCCGGTTCGTAACCGCCTGGAACAACGATCCCGGCGCTGTCGCCGCGCTCGCACGTGCGATATCCGGCCTGTGA
- a CDS encoding GNAT family N-acetyltransferase, with the protein MTVEGLETTRHPGPGEEPVHGEYRAHVPGTDHIGRLTWKARGNARIADHTLVPSEIGGRGVAAALVKALIADAREQGFTIVPQCSYVEAQFRRHPEWSDLLAPTPS; encoded by the coding sequence ATGACCGTCGAAGGCCTCGAAACCACACGTCACCCCGGACCGGGCGAGGAGCCGGTGCACGGCGAATATCGGGCTCACGTGCCCGGCACCGATCATATCGGGCGCTTGACCTGGAAGGCGCGCGGTAATGCGCGGATTGCCGATCACACCCTTGTTCCGTCGGAAATTGGGGGCCGCGGTGTTGCCGCAGCGTTGGTGAAAGCGTTGATCGCCGACGCGCGCGAGCAAGGCTTCACGATCGTGCCGCAATGTTCCTATGTCGAGGCGCAGTTTCGCCGCCACCCGGAATGGAGCGATCTTCTCGCGCCCACGCCATCCTGA
- a CDS encoding DMT family transporter produces MSEAAGSARRHALLRLRIALPFLIVALIWGSTWYVITGQIHDVPPSWSVAYRFALATPAMFIVALAMRRSLAIGRAGHLLALAVGLTQFCGNFNFVYRAELHLTSGVVAVMFGMLMVPNALFGRWLLGQKVTPRFLTGSAIAIVGIGLLLLHEARLSPLGGSVLLGVALAIGGILSASIANVIQANETGRALPMASLLAWSMLYGTGFDIAFAWSMTGPPVIPVTSAFWFGTAWLAIAGSVVTFPLYYTIVRQIGAGRAAYNGVLVIVVAMFISTLVEGYAWSTLAVAGAVLGLGGMIIALRARQV; encoded by the coding sequence GTGAGCGAGGCAGCGGGTAGCGCGCGCCGACACGCGCTGCTGCGCCTGCGGATCGCGCTGCCGTTTCTGATCGTTGCCCTGATCTGGGGTTCCACCTGGTATGTCATCACCGGGCAGATTCATGACGTTCCCCCTAGCTGGTCGGTCGCCTATCGCTTTGCCCTCGCGACCCCGGCGATGTTCATCGTCGCATTGGCGATGCGCCGTTCGCTTGCCATTGGCAGGGCCGGGCACCTGCTTGCGCTCGCTGTCGGGCTGACGCAGTTCTGCGGCAATTTCAATTTCGTCTATCGGGCGGAGCTTCACCTGACCTCGGGCGTCGTCGCGGTCATGTTCGGCATGTTGATGGTGCCCAATGCGCTCTTCGGTCGCTGGCTGCTGGGACAGAAGGTGACCCCCCGGTTTCTGACCGGCAGTGCAATCGCAATTGTCGGCATCGGGCTGTTGCTGCTGCACGAAGCGCGTCTGTCGCCGCTGGGCGGCAGCGTCCTGCTGGGCGTAGCGCTGGCCATTGGCGGTATTCTGTCCGCTTCGATCGCCAACGTGATCCAGGCCAATGAGACGGGCCGGGCCCTGCCGATGGCAAGCCTCCTGGCATGGTCGATGCTTTACGGCACGGGCTTCGATATCGCCTTTGCCTGGAGCATGACGGGGCCGCCGGTGATCCCGGTAACGTCGGCATTCTGGTTCGGTACGGCCTGGCTTGCCATTGCCGGGTCGGTGGTGACCTTTCCGCTGTACTACACGATCGTGCGGCAGATCGGTGCGGGCAGGGCGGCTTACAACGGCGTGCTGGTAATCGTGGTCGCCATGTTCATTTCGACGCTGGTGGAAGGCTATGCCTGGTCCACGCTGGCAGTGGCCGGTGCCGTCCTGGGCCTGGGCGGAATGATCATTGCCTTGCGCGCGCGGCAGGTCTGA
- a CDS encoding epimerase → MRTMFIFGMGYTASRIASVLSARGWTVNGTGRHGDTAFDDTAAVRSALSRADHVLSSVPPDRASGEDPVLARYGGLIDHAGRWVGYLSSTGVYGDTGGAWADESAPIGTGRRANRAAADAVWLERGARVFRLPGIYGPGRSALDRVREGKAHRIDLGPGAQGQVFSRVHVDDIVTGVLAALEAPAGAYNLADDLPTSQNTVVEEACRLLGRAPPPLMSPDEAGLSAMARGFYAENRRIANGKARRVLGWRPSYPTFREGLAALL, encoded by the coding sequence ATGCGCACAATGTTCATCTTCGGCATGGGTTACACCGCCAGCCGCATCGCAAGCGTGCTGAGCGCCCGCGGCTGGACGGTCAACGGAACCGGGCGGCACGGCGATACCGCCTTCGACGATACCGCGGCGGTGCGCAGCGCACTCTCCCGCGCCGATCACGTGCTGTCTTCGGTTCCGCCCGATCGCGCGAGCGGCGAGGATCCCGTTCTGGCGCGATACGGCGGGCTGATCGATCATGCCGGGCGCTGGGTCGGCTATCTGTCTTCTACCGGAGTCTATGGTGATACGGGCGGGGCATGGGCCGATGAAAGCGCACCGATCGGCACGGGCCGCCGGGCCAACCGCGCTGCCGCCGACGCGGTCTGGCTGGAGCGCGGGGCGCGGGTCTTCCGCCTGCCGGGAATCTACGGGCCGGGGCGCAGCGCTCTCGACCGCGTGCGCGAGGGCAAGGCGCATCGGATCGACCTGGGTCCGGGCGCGCAGGGCCAGGTGTTCAGCCGGGTCCATGTGGACGATATCGTCACCGGCGTGCTCGCCGCGCTGGAGGCGCCGGCGGGGGCCTACAACCTCGCCGACGACTTGCCCACGAGCCAGAACACGGTGGTGGAAGAAGCCTGCCGCCTGCTCGGCCGCGCGCCACCACCGTTGATGAGCCCGGACGAGGCCGGCCTGTCGGCGATGGCGCGCGGCTTCTATGCGGAAAACCGCCGGATCGCCAACGGCAAGGCACGCCGGGTTCTCGGCTGGCGGCCCAGCTATCCCACCTTCCGCGAAGGACTGGCGGCCCTGCTCTGA
- a CDS encoding PH domain-containing protein, with translation MEESEELTALHPNHVKVMRIMALVVAAPFAIGAFVLEMADLLPTGAFIVPVLLVAAFLVVRVPLRRYAARGYMMGEDRLRVVRGILFRSDTIVPFGRVQHIDVDQGPLERAYGLATLTLHTAGNHNASVTLPGLAEGDARAMRETIRARIRRDTM, from the coding sequence ATGGAAGAGAGCGAAGAGCTAACCGCGCTGCACCCCAATCATGTCAAGGTCATGCGCATCATGGCTCTGGTGGTGGCGGCGCCGTTTGCGATCGGTGCGTTCGTGCTCGAAATGGCCGATCTCCTGCCCACAGGTGCCTTTATCGTGCCGGTACTGCTGGTCGCTGCGTTTCTCGTCGTACGTGTGCCGCTTCGCCGTTATGCGGCGCGCGGCTATATGATGGGCGAGGATCGGCTGCGGGTCGTGCGGGGCATCCTGTTTCGTTCGGATACCATCGTGCCGTTCGGCAGGGTTCAGCATATCGATGTGGATCAGGGGCCGCTGGAGCGTGCTTACGGCCTTGCCACGCTCACTTTGCACACCGCGGGCAATCATAATGCTTCGGTGACGCTGCCCGGCCTTGCCGAAGGCGATGCGCGTGCGATGCGCGAGACGATCCGCGCGCGCATTCGGCGCGACACGATGTGA
- a CDS encoding SDR family NAD(P)-dependent oxidoreductase, whose protein sequence is MTRLDGKRALVTGGSRGIGAAIARRLAREGADVAITYATSAAAAAEVVSGIEATGRRALAIGADNRDAGAVTAAVEQVADAFGGIDILVNNAGIFAVGPVGSLTLDDFDTSIAVNLRAPFVAIQAVLKHMGRGGRIIGIGSNLATQAPDPGLAAYAASKAGLTMMNQALARDLAEREITVNTVHPGSTDTDMNPAAGEHSAPQIARTALKRFAVPDDVAAAVAYLASPEAGAVTGTSILVDNGANA, encoded by the coding sequence ATGACACGACTGGATGGCAAGCGAGCGCTGGTGACAGGTGGCAGCCGGGGAATCGGGGCGGCCATTGCGCGCCGACTGGCACGCGAAGGCGCAGATGTGGCGATCACTTATGCGACATCGGCCGCCGCTGCTGCCGAGGTCGTGAGCGGGATCGAAGCAACGGGTCGGCGCGCTTTGGCGATCGGGGCGGATAACCGCGATGCCGGCGCGGTTACCGCGGCGGTCGAACAGGTGGCGGATGCTTTCGGCGGGATCGATATTCTCGTGAACAACGCCGGGATATTCGCGGTCGGACCGGTCGGGTCGCTGACTCTGGACGACTTCGACACCTCGATCGCGGTCAATCTGCGCGCGCCTTTCGTTGCGATTCAGGCGGTGCTGAAGCATATGGGCAGAGGGGGGCGCATCATCGGGATCGGCAGCAATCTGGCGACTCAGGCACCGGATCCCGGCTTGGCCGCCTATGCCGCCAGCAAGGCTGGCCTGACCATGATGAACCAGGCGCTCGCGCGAGATCTTGCCGAGCGCGAAATTACGGTCAACACGGTCCACCCCGGATCGACCGACACAGACATGAACCCCGCGGCGGGCGAACATTCCGCCCCACAGATCGCACGAACCGCGCTGAAGCGCTTCGCCGTGCCCGACGATGTCGCCGCTGCCGTGGCCTATCTTGCCTCGCCCGAGGCAGGTGCGGTGACCGGCACATCGATCCTCGTCGATAACGGCGCGAACGCCTGA
- a CDS encoding PH domain-containing protein, translating to MAELADSEPDDGREQRTEPVGLALHAATGMRQTVPALIAAAFVLRDQGAWLLAIVPLAFLILGATLAVVWLQWRRLTYRIGEQDIRVESGVLSRAARSVPYERIQDVSLEQGLLARMFGLVEVRFETGAGGKDELKLSFVREVEGERLREVVRSRKESESTPDEVPQGEAATDARPLFAMGPRRIFTFGVFEFSLAVVAIVAGAAQQLDFLLPFDIWDFDRWEERLAGPGSWLSGLGSTAKIVGGALAVASFIALGVTTGLIRTVLREWGFVLDRTDKGFRRRRGLLTRTDVVMPAHRVQALQFRTGLIRRRFGWHGLKFVSLAQDAGAASHDVAPFARWNELAPIAQAAGFAMPTEGLDWHRASGRYRFDSALLAAAIGVIVAFAVFASLTVTEAASPLFALAPLVLGGVLSLWQWRLWRFERHAIDGTWLYARRGWLAPRTDVASRVKLHSAEIAQGPIARRRGYATLHLGLAGGTLELAGIPLARAQTLRDEILDSTCTQDFSQLG from the coding sequence ATGGCCGAGCTGGCAGACAGCGAACCGGACGACGGACGCGAACAGCGAACGGAGCCTGTGGGCCTTGCCCTCCATGCCGCCACCGGGATGCGGCAGACTGTTCCAGCCCTTATTGCTGCCGCTTTCGTTCTGCGCGACCAGGGGGCGTGGCTGCTCGCCATCGTCCCGCTCGCCTTCCTGATTCTGGGCGCGACGCTGGCGGTTGTCTGGCTGCAATGGCGGCGCCTGACCTATCGCATCGGTGAACAGGATATTCGGGTCGAGAGCGGGGTCCTGAGCCGGGCGGCGCGCTCCGTGCCGTACGAACGCATCCAGGACGTCAGCCTCGAACAGGGTTTGCTGGCGCGCATGTTCGGCCTGGTCGAAGTGCGTTTCGAAACCGGGGCCGGCGGCAAGGACGAGCTGAAGCTGTCGTTCGTGCGGGAGGTTGAGGGCGAACGCCTGCGCGAAGTGGTCCGCTCGCGCAAAGAGAGTGAAAGTACCCCTGACGAGGTGCCGCAGGGCGAAGCGGCGACTGACGCGCGGCCCCTGTTCGCGATGGGGCCGCGCAGGATATTCACCTTCGGAGTGTTCGAATTCTCGCTCGCGGTCGTCGCAATAGTTGCCGGCGCGGCGCAGCAGCTCGATTTCCTCCTGCCGTTCGACATCTGGGACTTCGACCGGTGGGAGGAGAGGCTGGCCGGTCCGGGATCGTGGCTCTCCGGCCTCGGGTCGACGGCGAAGATCGTGGGCGGCGCGCTGGCGGTGGCCTCGTTCATCGCGCTCGGCGTTACCACGGGGCTTATCCGTACCGTGCTGCGCGAATGGGGTTTCGTGCTCGACCGGACCGACAAGGGCTTTCGCCGCCGCCGCGGATTGCTGACCCGGACCGACGTGGTCATGCCGGCGCACAGGGTTCAGGCGCTCCAGTTCCGCACCGGCCTTATCCGCCGGCGCTTCGGGTGGCACGGGCTTAAGTTCGTCAGCCTGGCACAAGATGCAGGCGCGGCCAGCCACGATGTGGCGCCATTCGCACGCTGGAATGAACTGGCGCCTATCGCGCAGGCAGCCGGATTTGCGATGCCGACCGAAGGGCTCGACTGGCACCGGGCAAGCGGTCGCTACCGTTTTGACAGCGCGCTGCTGGCAGCCGCGATAGGTGTGATTGTCGCCTTTGCCGTTTTCGCCTCGCTGACGGTTACGGAGGCCGCGAGCCCGCTATTCGCGCTCGCGCCGTTGGTGCTGGGCGGGGTTCTGAGCCTCTGGCAATGGCGTCTCTGGCGGTTCGAGCGTCATGCAATAGATGGCACCTGGCTTTACGCCCGCAGGGGCTGGCTTGCGCCGCGGACCGATGTCGCCAGCCGGGTGAAGCTGCATTCGGCGGAAATCGCCCAGGGGCCGATTGCGCGGCGACGGGGCTATGCCACGTTGCATCTGGGCCTGGCCGGGGGCACGCTGGAACTCGCGGGCATTCCGCTGGCGCGTGCCCAGACGCTGCGTGATGAAATCCTGGACAGCACTTGCACGCAGGATTTCTCGCAGCTGGGCTAG
- the pepN gene encoding aminopeptidase N, with protein MDIRSDPTTPDGNPEMADAAPEPKEPPLIRREDYRPFPWLVPEIVLDFDLGLDRTIVRSTLTVARNARGDRADTIRLNGDGLSPRRVAIDGAPVNDWAMDEGDLVLPLAGDAHEIMIETEIDPSANSQLMGLYASNGMLCTQCEAEGFRRIAFFPDRPDVLSTYRVRMEGSRTQFPVLLSNGNAVAHGESDDGRHWAEWHDPWPKPSYLFALVAGDLVARSDRFTTMGGREVALNVWVREEDLPRTEHAMESLKRAMKWDEDAFGREYDLDQFNIVAVGDFNMGAMENKGLNIFNTKYVLADPETATDGDYDAIEGVIGHEYFHNWSGNRVTCRDWFQLSLKEGFTVLRDQLFSQDLQGEAVKRIEDVRVLRSVQFPEDSGPLAHPIRPDSFREISNFYTATVYNKGAEVIRMMRTMAGPEAFRAGTDLYFDRHDGEAATCEDFVSAMEDGAGLDLGTFRRWYSQAGTPKVSVELDHRGNTATLTLRQYVPPTPGQPAKQPMPIPLRLALFDRASGTHAGEQLIVLEDAEATIAFDGFAERPVLSINRGFSAPISIERQASRDDLVFLAARDDDAFARAEAMQELVVGHLVAAAGEGLDASDRQQGQDAIAEALAAVLEDSRLDDLMRGELMVLPGEAYLAEQMLVADPGRIHREREGLKRWLAGELGDRLRTLHSRASAVPYALDRKARGARKVKTLALSYLAAGDREAAAELAARQYDAADNMTDRQGALMALCGLDSAARTDRLIDFYRRHRSNALVIDKWFSLQAMSLHPAAIEHVKALREHQDFTLRNPNRVRALYMAFAGNPHAFHTESGEGYRLVADLILDLDPINAQTAARFVPPLGRWRRIEPGRAALMRAELERIAAAPGLSRDTREQVERSLG; from the coding sequence ATGGATATTCGATCAGACCCCACCACCCCTGACGGGAACCCGGAAATGGCCGACGCGGCACCCGAGCCGAAGGAACCGCCCCTGATTCGGCGCGAGGATTACCGGCCCTTTCCCTGGCTGGTGCCCGAAATCGTGCTGGATTTCGATCTCGGTCTCGATCGCACAATCGTGCGCTCGACATTGACCGTCGCCCGCAATGCGCGGGGGGACCGGGCGGACACGATCCGCCTGAACGGCGACGGGCTTTCCCCGCGCCGCGTTGCGATCGACGGTGCGCCGGTGAACGACTGGGCGATGGACGAAGGCGATCTGGTGCTGCCTCTGGCAGGCGATGCGCACGAGATCATGATCGAAACCGAGATCGATCCTTCGGCCAACTCGCAGCTGATGGGCCTCTATGCCTCGAACGGAATGCTTTGCACGCAGTGCGAGGCGGAAGGGTTTCGCCGGATCGCGTTCTTCCCCGATCGGCCCGATGTCCTTTCGACCTATCGGGTGCGGATGGAAGGTTCGCGAACGCAATTCCCGGTGCTGCTGTCCAATGGCAACGCAGTGGCGCATGGCGAATCGGACGATGGCCGTCACTGGGCCGAATGGCACGACCCTTGGCCCAAGCCGAGTTACCTTTTCGCGCTGGTCGCTGGCGATCTGGTCGCCCGGTCCGATCGGTTCACCACGATGGGCGGGCGCGAAGTGGCGCTGAACGTCTGGGTCCGCGAAGAGGATCTGCCGCGCACCGAACACGCGATGGAATCGCTCAAACGTGCGATGAAGTGGGACGAGGACGCTTTCGGCCGCGAATACGACCTCGATCAGTTCAACATCGTCGCCGTCGGCGATTTCAACATGGGCGCAATGGAGAACAAGGGCCTCAACATCTTCAATACGAAGTACGTCCTGGCCGATCCCGAAACCGCCACCGATGGCGACTACGACGCGATCGAGGGCGTGATCGGGCACGAGTATTTCCATAACTGGTCGGGCAACCGGGTGACCTGCCGCGACTGGTTCCAGCTGTCGCTGAAGGAAGGCTTCACCGTTCTGCGCGACCAGCTGTTCAGCCAAGACCTGCAGGGCGAGGCGGTCAAGCGGATCGAGGACGTCCGCGTCCTGCGCTCGGTCCAGTTTCCCGAGGATTCGGGCCCGCTGGCGCACCCCATCCGCCCCGACAGTTTCCGCGAGATCTCGAACTTCTACACCGCCACCGTCTACAACAAGGGCGCCGAAGTCATCCGCATGATGCGCACGATGGCCGGGCCGGAGGCGTTTCGCGCCGGCACTGATCTCTATTTCGACCGCCACGACGGCGAAGCGGCGACGTGCGAGGATTTCGTCTCTGCGATGGAGGATGGCGCCGGGCTGGACCTGGGCACGTTCCGCCGCTGGTATTCGCAAGCGGGCACGCCGAAGGTTTCGGTCGAGCTCGATCACCGTGGCAACACAGCGACGCTGACCCTGCGTCAGTATGTCCCGCCGACGCCGGGCCAGCCTGCCAAGCAGCCGATGCCTATCCCGTTGCGCCTGGCGTTGTTCGATCGCGCATCGGGCACGCACGCGGGCGAACAGCTGATCGTGCTGGAAGATGCGGAGGCAACCATCGCCTTCGATGGTTTTGCCGAGCGGCCCGTCCTCTCGATCAATCGGGGCTTCTCCGCGCCGATTTCGATCGAACGCCAGGCGTCGCGGGACGATCTGGTTTTTCTCGCTGCGCGCGACGATGACGCCTTTGCCCGGGCGGAGGCAATGCAGGAACTGGTTGTCGGCCATCTGGTCGCGGCCGCCGGCGAAGGCCTTGATGCCAGCGACCGCCAGCAGGGGCAGGATGCGATCGCGGAAGCGCTCGCCGCCGTCCTTGAAGATAGCCGGCTGGACGATCTGATGCGCGGCGAGCTGATGGTCCTGCCTGGCGAGGCTTACCTGGCCGAACAGATGCTTGTTGCCGATCCGGGGCGAATCCATCGCGAACGCGAAGGGTTGAAACGCTGGCTGGCCGGCGAACTGGGCGACCGGCTCCGCACCCTGCATTCCCGGGCGAGCGCCGTTCCCTACGCCCTCGATCGAAAGGCCCGGGGCGCGCGCAAGGTCAAGACGCTGGCCCTGTCCTATCTCGCCGCCGGAGATCGCGAAGCGGCGGCAGAGCTGGCCGCACGGCAATACGACGCGGCAGATAACATGACCGACCGTCAGGGCGCATTGATGGCGCTGTGCGGTCTCGACAGCGCGGCGCGCACCGATCGCCTGATCGATTTCTACCGTCGGCATCGGAGCAATGCGCTGGTGATCGACAAATGGTTCAGCCTCCAGGCCATGTCGCTCCACCCCGCGGCGATCGAACACGTGAAGGCTTTGCGCGAGCATCAGGATTTCACACTGCGCAATCCCAATCGCGTGCGTGCGCTCTACATGGCATTTGCGGGCAATCCCCATGCCTTCCATACCGAGAGCGGCGAAGGATATCGGCTGGTCGCGGACCTGATCCTCGACCTCGATCCGATCAACGCGCAGACTGCCGCGCGGTTTGTCCCACCGCTCGGGCGCTGGCGGCGGATCGAACCGGGCCGGGCGGCACTGATGCGGGCTGAACTTGAACGGATCGCAGCCGCTCCCGGCCTGTCGCGGGACACGCGCGAGCAGGTGGAGCGGTCGCTTGGTTGA
- a CDS encoding TetR/AcrR family transcriptional regulator gives MAERGRPRGFDRTEALERAMDLFWRETYEGASLADLTGAMGIAAPSLYAAFGSKEQLFREVVEHYANTQDCGIWQTLDEVDDIRSAVEGFLLATADAYSTGETPPGCLIVLGAQHGLDDGSPARRELRERRRDNRRRLAARFDRAIAEGALPGDFPSHDAAAFYLSVQTGMSLLARDGADRACLRAVAQGAMLGWDHWIEGALGG, from the coding sequence ATGGCTGAACGCGGACGGCCGCGCGGTTTCGACCGTACCGAGGCACTCGAACGGGCAATGGATCTGTTCTGGCGCGAGACATACGAGGGCGCGTCCCTCGCGGATCTGACCGGCGCAATGGGTATCGCCGCCCCGAGCCTCTACGCCGCCTTCGGCAGCAAGGAGCAGTTGTTTCGCGAGGTGGTGGAGCATTACGCAAACACTCAGGACTGCGGGATCTGGCAAACGCTGGACGAGGTCGACGATATACGTTCGGCGGTAGAGGGGTTTCTCCTCGCCACGGCTGACGCCTATTCGACCGGCGAGACGCCGCCGGGATGCCTCATTGTCCTGGGCGCCCAGCATGGCCTGGACGACGGCAGCCCGGCTCGCCGCGAGCTGCGGGAACGGCGCAGGGACAATCGTCGCAGGCTTGCCGCACGGTTCGATCGCGCCATCGCCGAAGGGGCGCTGCCTGGCGATTTCCCGTCCCACGACGCAGCGGCATTCTATCTCAGCGTGCAGACCGGCATGTCGTTGCTGGCGCGCGACGGCGCTGATCGCGCCTGCCTCAGGGCTGTGGCGCAGGGGGCCATGCTGGGCTGGGACCATTGGATCGAAGGTGCGCTGGGCGGCTGA
- the pgeF gene encoding peptidoglycan editing factor PgeF: MVEPLAADALEGVPHGFLTRRGGVSLGEAAGLQCGFGADDDPAAVRENRRLASEAVLPGAPLVSVHQIHSPDVVTVDEPWADEDRPRADGLVTHRRGILLGIVTADCAPVLLADSVAGVVGAAHAGWRGARAGVLENTVDAMVALGADRSAIAAAIGPCIMQPSYEVDDGFRDQFDAGDSRFFNPGGPGHWQFDLPAYAAMRLGVAGVERVETLGCDTYAEPDLFYSFRRATHRGEANYGRLISLVGLRP, translated from the coding sequence TTGGTTGAACCGCTGGCGGCGGACGCGCTCGAAGGCGTGCCACACGGGTTTCTGACCCGGCGCGGCGGTGTCTCTCTGGGTGAGGCGGCGGGGCTGCAATGCGGCTTCGGGGCTGACGACGACCCGGCGGCAGTGCGCGAAAACCGGCGGCTTGCCTCTGAAGCGGTCCTGCCGGGCGCGCCGCTGGTCAGCGTGCACCAGATCCATTCGCCCGACGTCGTGACAGTGGACGAGCCCTGGGCGGACGAAGACCGTCCCCGCGCCGATGGCCTCGTCACGCACCGGCGCGGCATTCTGCTGGGCATCGTGACAGCCGACTGCGCGCCCGTGCTCCTGGCGGACAGCGTGGCCGGCGTGGTCGGGGCCGCTCACGCCGGCTGGCGCGGCGCGAGGGCGGGCGTGCTGGAAAACACGGTGGACGCGATGGTCGCCCTGGGTGCGGACCGCTCCGCCATTGCGGCCGCCATCGGGCCGTGCATCATGCAGCCCAGTTACGAAGTGGACGATGGTTTCCGCGATCAGTTCGATGCTGGCGACAGCCGCTTTTTCAACCCTGGCGGGCCCGGTCACTGGCAGTTCGATCTGCCGGCCTATGCCGCCATGCGGCTGGGCGTGGCGGGCGTCGAACGGGTCGAAACCCTGGGTTGCGACACATATGCGGAACCGGACCTGTTCTACTCCTTCCGGCGCGCCACCCACCGGGGGGAGGCGAATTACGGGCGGCTGATTTCTCTCGTCGGGCTGCGTCCATAG
- the petA gene encoding ubiquinol-cytochrome c reductase iron-sulfur subunit has product MADTTGAATPEAVADPHDAGHGEGVHRRDFINIAAVSAAGFGGVAVLYPLISQMAPSADVLAESSTEVDVSAIEPGQAIKAVFRKQPLFVRRLTAKEIAEANAVDAGSLRDPQTLQDRTKEGHEDVLVTMGVCTHLGCVPLGAAEGENKGEFGGYFCPCHGSHYDTAARIRKGPAPTNLEVPEYEFTSDTVITVG; this is encoded by the coding sequence ATGGCTGATACGACTGGCGCCGCGACACCCGAAGCCGTCGCCGATCCGCATGATGCGGGGCACGGCGAGGGGGTTCACCGGCGCGACTTCATCAACATTGCGGCGGTAAGCGCCGCCGGCTTCGGCGGGGTGGCGGTGCTCTATCCGCTGATCAGCCAGATGGCCCCTTCGGCAGACGTTCTTGCCGAAAGCAGCACGGAAGTCGACGTTTCGGCGATCGAGCCCGGGCAGGCGATCAAGGCCGTGTTCCGCAAGCAGCCGCTGTTCGTGCGCCGACTGACGGCGAAGGAAATCGCGGAAGCCAATGCGGTCGACGCCGGTTCGCTGCGCGATCCGCAGACCCTGCAGGATCGGACCAAGGAAGGGCACGAGGACGTGCTCGTCACCATGGGCGTGTGCACCCACCTCGGCTGCGTGCCGCTGGGTGCGGCCGAAGGCGAGAACAAGGGTGAGTTTGGCGGCTATTTCTGCCCCTGCCACGGTTCGCACTACGACACGGCCGCGCGCATTCGCAAAGGTCCGGCGCCGACCAACCTCGAAGTGCCGGAATACGAGTTCAC